From Camelina sativa cultivar DH55 chromosome 5, Cs, whole genome shotgun sequence:
AAGGAAGATAAAACGCAGCCCATTTCGGAACTGTGACTTCTGGGAACAAAACAGTTGCTGGCAAGATAACACAGTAGAAGCAGAATGTGAGGACGTGAGCCACGATCTtccggatgaagaagaagctgtacAACATATACAACTTCTTCCATACAGAAACATTCTCGTTTCTTAGTATTTGTCCAGCCATTTTCCGGAATAGATTGGCAGGGCCACAAGTCCATCGATGTTGCTGGCTACGCAAGGCGTTGAAGGAGCAAGGTAACTCACTTTTTACCTACAGATAATGCACTCGAAAAATGATTCAAACACATAACCCAAGATGCCAACAATAGTGAGGAGTCTTCTATCTATACCTTGAGGTCATCGATATATAGCAACTTCCACCCTCTTAGTGTAGCTCGCACAGCTAAGTCCATGTCTTCTACTGTTGTCTGGTCATTCCATCCCCCTGACTCAATCAGCGCTGAGATTCTCCAGACGCCAGCTGTTCCTGTAATAGTTTCTGACAATTTAAAAAAGAAGcttcattgagaaaaaaaagaaaaacaaaatgaaaaggcTATAGTACCGTTGAACCCAAAGAAAGCAAATGTTGAAGATCCAACTTGCTGCTCTACTGTAAAGTGGTAACTTAGAGACATCTCCTGCAATCTCGTCATCATACATTGATCCGCATTCACTGAGATTATTAGCAAAGCAAATTCTCATTTACCAATTATAGatttgtgaaaaaaagaaaaagagaaaggtgTCTTAAGGAATGTTACCAAACTCCCACCGGCCTTGTACAAGTGCTAACTTGGGATTGTGAATTAAGAAAGGAACAGTGCGGAGGAGGAAGTCAGGATCAGGCTGGAAATCAGCATCAAAGATAGCAACATAGTCACACTGCTTCACATAGCTATGCTTCATTCCTTCTCTCAGAGCACCAGCTTTGTATCCGTTCCTGTTGTCCCTAATCTCAAACGTTATGTTGACGCCTTCTTTAGACCATCTCTCACACTCCTTTTTCACCAATTCCTGTTTCCTTCCATTATTGCCACATAACCAAAATGTTAAGGAATTTACTTTTATcacaacacaaaatcataagGCCAAAAACACGAAGCCTAAGATGAAAAAAGGACAAGTGTCGATAGAGGTTACCAAGGACCTTACTGGCTGGATCTGTAGAATCATCAAGCACTTGAATTATCATACGATTCGATGGCCACGAGATTTTGCAAGCAGCTGCAATTGATTGCTCACAAACCTACCAAACACAGCAACATCCCACCAAATGGAGTTCAAtcactggaaaaaaaaatagttgctGGCTTGCTGCTTTAGATTGTTACCTCTTTTTCATTGTACATAGGCATTTGCACAAGAACCATAGGGTAACTATCACTACCACACTCAACATCATCCTCCATAGCTTCCCATTTGTAAACCTTCTCAGGTTTTCTCTTGAACAACTTGACATACAGCACAACAATGCCCATGTACATAACCTCAACAAAGAGCATGACAGACATGATCAAGCAAATAGCCACCAGGAACTTGAAGACaggtacaacaacaacagctcTTATTTGCTCCCACCATAGTCCAATTCGAGCGATGATATCTCCAAATGTAGGAAAAGATTTGACGGCATTGAGTAATGCCACTGATGCTTTAGAACTTCCAACTTGAGACTTCaatcaaaagtaaaagagaagaacaattaaaaacaaaaaaaaaacaaacattgacCCTCGAGGTTTAAAGACATTCTTGAATCCGCAAATCTAGGAGAAGTAAAAAGGACAAACAAGATAAAAGATTTGATATTTCGAACAACATGGATTGGGTCAGATCTAAAGCAATGTAGTAGgcaaagaaacaagagagaCGAAATGGGTATTTTCACAAATTAGTCAAAATCAACAgtaacccaaaaaataaaaatcaatccTTTAGTAAAGAAAAGTCCAAATTGAAGTCAATCGCAAGAAACCCAgattaaaaaaatggtaatataaaagagagagagaatcaaaagcAGTCGTAGGTAACAAGCAAAATGCAACATTCGTGTCAATGAGGGGGACGAACGAACCAGTGAGCCAAGAGAGGAGGAGAACGTGTCGTGAGGAAGAAGACGGTGAAGAGACATTGGGGGGatatgatctctctctctctctctccaccacAAGTGAGTCAGTCTCTTCCACGAATAGTCTTTTGCTTCGTGGTCGATAAAAGCTCTCGTCGTCTctgttctttctctctctctagtctctttAGGAGTCCAACTGGATATTTTACAATAGGCCAATTAATAAGTGGGGCTAAGCTAAGCTCTTCGttgtcattttttattttattgtagaaattattctcaaattcttttgttttcttcttcatctcttaaAATTCGTTGGCTGTGGTGTGGTATCCATCAACATTATGGTTATGgccaaaaaaaactgataactACTTAACGCGAACCACGTTGGAAAACTGTAGACACGACATTACACTCTTTTACATAAATGACAAGCAATAAATACAtctttcatgtatttttttgttgtagacTTGTAATAAAAACATTCTCAAAGCCATGTAATAAtccaatacaaaataaatttttattttcgtaTCTCTCTATACTAGTTAACaatccgcactatgtgcgggataaatcgatttaaagaaaactatcataagtaaaattatcctaaaattaatatatgtttgtgtcaaacataatattattatgtaactaattttttttttgctgtgtttctttaatgtaaaaaatatgttttacgggtgaaaattttaaatatgtaagaagttttatggtagagaaagtattgataaaatgttattatttattgcaacatgtcttttgtctcgtttaaaaatcaaattcataacttcttatgttttatcgtgtaatcataacaatcttgcatgtttcttatgtaaccataacaacatataataattattcggtaatttaattatttaattttattctatgtTAGTAATAAAATtggattctaaactaaattttctgaattatctaatttattgatttaatatttttgattaggctatttaaatcttttgagttagtcggtttgttaatattttcaataaatgaCAGATTATTACTAAAAACcattaaaattaatgaaattccaaaatcaatgtATTTGagtaaaaatacatttcacccatgaaatatgtgaacgtggtctagaaaatattcataaaatgttacaatttatggcaatatatatttttgtgtgttttaaaaatcaaatttatatttatggtttatcaaatatttataaaatgttacaatttatggcactaactataacaattttacatattctaataatcactcacattaaatatattgtgatttttttgagtaatgagtttatttataatgataagggttatgtctcattcctttttaatagcacacatatgaatatacaattagaacgtatattcctattcggttatcaatatttccatttttaaccaataatcacactaaatgttgagattagttagtttacatacttagatgtatataaataatcatacatcacgatatcccctaatttgttgtcatttttatatttatttataaatatatataaatctatatttattagaaattaagtttcttttaatgagtagataattcaggggtaatatactcctttttataatcaattataataactattgtaAACTTATTATGcgttaaaataatttaaattattatggtaatagtactaacataaaaataacattccgtttttctatgattttgttaataagttatatgttctatatttttattaatcttatattaattgatatgtttttatagctttttaataatattttacttatattgattttatgaaataaatataactttgacttgtatatttgtaagtatattttagtgaaattttgcgttaaaataatatgtaattatttaattagttttaatatgtgatactTAAATTTGTATGAAAATGATAACACATCTAATTATTATGGAGgactttcaaaaatatccctttttctatgtcatttttcaaaaataccctttgatggtgtccattttcaaaaataccctttttaatatataaaatgacaaaattataaattctaaatcctatcccttaaaaactataccctaaatataaattgggaacccaaacctaaaaaaacaaattctaaaaattaatttaacataggataattgtgtaaaagagggcaaaaatgaaaatgttcaaaaaatgaGCATTTTTGAAAAGGAGTATGCCAAAAAAGACATTTgtaacaaattctcaatttttattcagttaattgttttattttaaaatataatggcaagttaatgtaattaagtagaaaatttaaggtTATTTTGCTAAAAGGTGCATAACTCTCTGccggcgacacatcagctttttcaaaagtatgtttatttattaatatataggagatgtAAGATATACACATACCAATCCTTTGAAAACTAAATCTATGGAAGATAATTTTCGGATTCGAAACCTTTGTAttcatgagttttttttttttttttggtataaaccaaatatataatccacactttgctttttttttttttaataatagaaaattgttaaccacaaaaaaatagtaagaaaataaGTGTATTGAAAATTCATTGTTGAAAGAATCATTTAAAGCACTCACATTTGTGATCTTGGCAAAGAAGTAACTAGACTTGTTAACCTTTTAGTTACAATTTTAGTGGTCAgactaaaaaggaaaagagattgTTTTTCATGTAgtgagttatatattttttcatacaTCATATTTTTCATATTGAGAGAGATCaatgaaattgttttttacattCTAAAAGATTTACATTAGAAATCGAATATTATTCTCTCTAAATGCAGGAAACGGTGAGCATTTTGGTTTTAAGTGATCTTCAGTTTAGTTTTCCGGTTATGGAAAACGGTGAAAGAGCAATAGAGACAATAATATTCGATTCATATTCACGTTCTATTCTAAAGAAAGCCTACCCTACCCACCCATAAGGGCAGAGTCCTTATGACACAGAGAGACTTTTGTATTGATATGCAGTAAAAGGTGAAAATAGAGATGAAAAAAACACTTAACCCACCAATAATACTATTTTCCTTGGACCTCTCTTTGACCACTATAATCCTTTGACCACACTCTCTCTTAAATCTACCTCCACACCCTTTTACCACTAGCCTCACTAACGCGTGCACTTCCAAACTCCACATTCCATCATCAACGTTAAATACAACTTTTTAGCTGCATGATTAAATGATTCATTAATTACTCCATGACAAGAACATCTTTGCATGGTTGATAGGTCGATATATACTTTATATGCTAccgtaaaagttacaaatcaagattcatatatttaattacatATCTACATCCTAATTAAGCAAACTTATCATCGTCAACTTACATTAAAAATCTAGCTAGCCAGATTGTGATTGTTATggcaaagacgaagaagaagccaaagcaAGAATGGAAGTTGTGAGTTGATTAATGGCGTTCACCAAACCACTCATACCTTGTCTGTTTATATCATCTTTCGATTCTTCCATCTTTAGTCTCCTCTCTTGCAGCCTCATCACTTCCTTATGCCTCATCTCTTGTCTCTCCTCACTCTCTTTTATCACTTGTGCGATCACCAACGCGCTTCTCGATATTGCCGCTCCAACCATAACCTCCGCGTCCTCACTCTCTCCTTGCGCGGTCGTCGTTTCTCCCGGTGTTGTTGTTCTCCTTCGCTTCCCCCCTGATGTGTCTGAATACTCACTTGTATTAGTGTGAATACTCACTCGTACTACTTCATTGTTATGAGTTAAGAAGAGAGATAAAACGGAAGGGTACCTACTGTGGGGTGTATAGACTCAGCGTGAAATGTGAAGGGTGGAGGTTGTGGCGGCGGCGGTGACTGAAGAGATAATACAATAGTAGTCGGGATTTGATGCCTCGGCTGAGCCATCATCGGAGCTACAAATCCTTGGCACACTCTTAGGATCTGGCCACCGTTACCGTATGGAAGAGTCTTTTTCTCGACAAGCTCAGCCAACGCGTCGTATATACGAGACAACATATTACTCGGCAAGCTCCTCTCTTTCCTCTCACTCTTCTCCATCTTCCAGTATGACGCCggctgagaggaagaagagccgGTATTAAAAGAAGATTCTATTCTCGATCTCTCGTACTCTCTGATCTTCTTGTAACCCCTCATGAGATTGTCCCACTTATCGTTGCACTGGTTCTGGTTCCTCTGACATCCTCGTCTCCAACAATACTCTTCTATCCACTTCCACCGGAGCTCTGtagatttgtttctgttttccgGTTTTTTCTCCGGCCGTCGCACACGTCTCTCCTCTTCCATCTTCTTGGCTTCTATGAGCACCAAGGTCTCACTCACCGTCCAGTTTCCTTTCCTATACTCTCTCATAACCATCTCTCTGGCTCCACAACCCGATGGTTCAGCCATATATATGTGTGTCTTTTTATGGATTTACCAAGAGGTAGCCATACGTGTGGCTTTGAATCTTGAATTTTCAAGAACtagaaagagaaataaacaaGTGTTTGAGAAAGGGGGAGAAGAAAAGGATGAGAGCCAAGACCGGtcaaaatcttttgttttgtagtacGAAGATT
This genomic window contains:
- the LOC104785978 gene encoding probable mannan synthase 7 isoform X1, whose translation is MSLHRLLPHDTFSSSLGSLSQVGSSKASVALLNAVKSFPTFGDIIARIGLWWEQIRAVVVVPVFKFLVAICLIMSVMLFVEVMYMGIVVLYVKLFKRKPEKVYKWEAMEDDVECGSDSYPMVLVQMPMYNEKEVCEQSIAAACKISWPSNRMIIQVLDDSTDPASKELVKKECERWSKEGVNITFEIRDNRNGYKAGALREGMKHSYVKQCDYVAIFDADFQPDPDFLLRTVPFLIHNPKLALVQGRWEFVNADQCMMTRLQEMSLSYHFTVEQQVGSSTFAFFGFNGTAGVWRISALIESGGWNDQTTVEDMDLAVRATLRGWKLLYIDDLKVKSELPCSFNALRSQQHRWTCGPANLFRKMAGQILRNENVSVWKKLYMLYSFFFIRKIVAHVLTFCFYCVILPATVLFPEVTVPKWAAFYLPSLITLFIAIGRLRCPLLLFLYNLSSFLSLVALLILYVNRSIHLLAFWVLFENSMSLVRTKALVMGLLETGRVQEWVVTEKSGDALKTKLIPQVPNVRFRERVHLLELLVGAYLLSCGIYDIIYGKNTLYVYLLFQSLAFFVVGFGYVGKYVPASSS
- the LOC104785978 gene encoding probable mannan synthase 7 isoform X3, giving the protein MILQIQPELVKKECERWSKEGVNITFEIRDNRNGYKAGALREGMKHSYVKQCDYVAIFDADFQPDPDFLLRTVPFLIHNPKLALVQGRWEFVNADQCMMTRLQEMSLSYHFTVEQQVGSSTFAFFGFNGTAGVWRISALIESGGWNDQTTVEDMDLAVRATLRGWKLLYIDDLKVKSELPCSFNALRSQQHRWTCGPANLFRKMAGQILRNENVSVWKKLYMLYSFFFIRKIVAHVLTFCFYCVILPATVLFPEVTVPKWAAFYLPSLITLFIAIGRLRSIHLLAFWVLFENSMSLVRTKALVMGLLETGRVQEWVVTEKSGDALKTKLIPQVPNVRFRERVHLLELLVGAYLLSCGIYDIIYGKNTLYVYLLFQSLAFFVVGFGYVGKYVPASSS
- the LOC104785978 gene encoding probable mannan synthase 7 isoform X2 codes for the protein MSLHRLLPHDTFSSSLGSLSQVGSSKASVALLNAVKSFPTFGDIIARIGLWWEQIRAVVVVPVFKFLVAICLIMSVMLFVEVMYMGIVVLYVKLFKRKPEKVYKWEAMEDDVECGSDSYPMVLVQMPMYNEKEVCEQSIAAACKISWPSNRMIIQVLDDSTDPASKELVKKECERWSKEGVNITFEIRDNRNGYKAGALREGMKHSYVKQCDYVAIFDADFQPDPDFLLRTVPFLIHNPKLALVQGRWEFVNADQCMMTRLQEMSLSYHFTVEQQVGSSTFAFFGFNGTAGVWRISALIESGGWNDQTTVEDMDLAVRATLRGWKLLYIDDLKVKSELPCSFNALRSQQHRWTCGPANLFRKMAGQILRNENVSVWKKLYMLYSFFFIRKIVAHVLTFCFYCVILPATVLFPEVTVPKWAAFYLPSLITLFIAIGRLRSIHLLAFWVLFENSMSLVRTKALVMGLLETGRVQEWVVTEKSGDALKTKLIPQVPNVRFRERVHLLELLVGAYLLSCGIYDIIYGKNTLYVYLLFQSLAFFVVGFGYVGKYVPASSS